GAAGGCCAAGGGCGTGCGGGCGACCGGCCGGGCGGTGGACGTGGCCGACGGCCCGGGGCTGATGGCCTGGGTCGCCGACGTGGCGGCGGAGTTCGGCGGGATCGATATCGCCGTCTCCAACGTCAGCGCGCTGGCGATCGGCACCGACGACGAGAGCTGGAAGCGAGGGTTCGACATCGACATGATGGGCACCGTCCATCTGGTCAACGCCGCGATGCCGCACCTGGAGCGGAGCAAGGCGGCGTCGATCGTGACGATCTCCAGCGTGTCGGGCCGAGAGATCGACTTCGCGGCGGGACCGTACGGCGCCTTCAAGGCGGCGCTGATCCATTATACCCAGGGGCTGGCCTACCAGCTCGCCGGGAAGGGTATCCGCGCCAACTCGGTGTCGCCCGGCAACACCTATTTCGAGGGCGGCGTCTGGAACCAGATCAAGGACGGCAACCCCGACCTCTACGCCACCGCCCTGGCGCTCAACCCGACGGGACGGATGGGAACGCCGCAGGAAATGGCGAACGCGACCGTCTTCCTGGCAAGCCCGGCGGCCAGCTTCATCACCGGAACCAACCTGGTGGTGGACGGCGCACTGACCCGCGGCGTGCAGTTCTGAGGTTTTTCGGCCAGGGTGCGCGGGGCGCGCACCCTGGCCGGCCTGGATATGCCGCCCTTCGAATCGCCCCCGTCGCTCGGCAGGAGATCGCGTCACCCTGATTGACACCTCAGAGGAGAATCGATCTGATCCGTGCACCGTGGCCGTAAAGGAGGATGGCGCATGGACCCGACATGGCAGGCCGCCCAGGCGCGGCACAGGTCTCCGGAGCTGGTGGACGCCGCCGTGGAGGGCGTGCCCCTGTCCCGCGATCATTCCGGGAAAACCGAGCCGGACCTGAAGAGCCATCTGCTCGATGCCGGATATGCGGAAGGTGAGGACGCCTTCGATGTTGCCATGAAGGACATCCGCTCCGGCCCGCCGTTGTTCCCGCCGCGGGGCACGGCGGCTGAGGATTGAGGCGCGTGGTCATCCTCGACACCGACATCGTCAGCAACCACGAAACGCCTGAACTGCGGAACTTGTTTGCCGGCCCGTAGGGTGCCGTTCGGCGCCTCTGTGATTATCCTTTATGGCGGTCCAGCTGCCATGAGCTCTTGAGCTGCACCCGATCAGGTCGATCCGCCCGAGACAGCTGATCCGATGCGTTGCGCCATGGGCGCAACCTACGACCGTCGGCCCGCATCACCTCCGCCCTGCATCGAGCCGTAGGTTGCGCCCATGGCGCAACACAGTGCGGCGAGTGGAACGGCCGGCTGCGAGGACCGGAGGCGGAGGAAGACTATCGTCGCCGTAAGGAGGAGACAGGATGACCGATTTGGCCGCAAGCAGCGGAAATGTCTTTGCGGACTTGGGTATCGATCAGCCCGAAGTTCATCTCGCGAAAGCCAGCATCGCCGCGCGAATAGCCCGCCTCATCCATGAGCGTGAGCTCACCCAAGCGCAGGCGGCCGAGCTGCTGCGCATCGACCAGCCGAAGATCTCAGCCCTTGTGCGAGGCCGGCTATCGGGATTCACCCTCGACCGGCTACTGCGTTTTCTGACCGAGCTGGACTGCGACGTGGAGATCACCGTCCGGCCAGCCAAGCGCAAGGGGCACGGCCACATCGCCGTGGCGTCATGATTTCGTCCTGATCGACCTCTCGGCCGCTCCTACCGTGCCGGCGTGATCCAGGACAGCCGGCCGTCCTCCGTTCCGGCCAGGAGGGAGCGGCCGTTCCCGGTCCAGGCGAGCGCGCTTACCGCGGAGCCGCCGCGCCCGGCCAGCGGCAGGGGGGCCGTGCCGTCGAGCGGGGTCACGAAAATCATTCCGTCGTCGCGGCCGGCGGCCAACACCGGGTCCGTCGGGTGCGGGGCGACCGCGGTGATGACGGCGCTGCCGGGGCCGGGAAGCTCCAGCGGGGCCTTGTCCCAGGGACCGCCGCCGAAGAAGGGCCAGCAGACCACTTCCTCGGCCCCGGCGGTGGCGAGCCAGCGGCCCCGGGCGGCCCAGGCGAACGAACGGACCTTGGCGGCATAGCCGCTCATCCGCATGTGCGCCTTGTCCTTCAGCCGCCAGCCGTGCAACTCCGCCTCCTGCATGGCGGTCATCACGTGGGTGCCCGCCGGATGCCACAGCACGCCCAGGTGGGAGCCTTTCCAGTCCAGGAGGACCGGCGCTTCCGGAGCCTTCGTCCACCACAGGCTGACGCCCCCGTAATGGGCTACCGCCAGACGCTTGCCCTTCGGCGCGAAGGCAAGACCGCCCACGGTGCTCGGGTGGTCCAGCGGATCGCAGGCCGGGCGGCCGGCGCGGTCGAGCAGCGTCACCTGCCGGCCCGCGGCGAAGGCGCGCAGCCCCGCCTGCGGTTCGGCGTCCACATGCTCGATCCAGCGGCCCTTCACCTCCGCCAGCGGTTCCACCGCGGCGTCCCCCGAGGAGCCGGGGACGATCCGGCAGAGCCGCCCGTCGTCTCCGCCGGTCAGGAAACCGCGGTCGTCCAGGTCGGGGGCGACGGTCAGGCAGGCGCCCGCGTGGACAGGCAATGCGCGCGGCCCGCCGTCCGGATCGGCGAGGTCGAGCAGCCGCACCGTCCCGTCGCCCAGAGCGGCGGCCGCGTGCGTTCCCGCCCGGTTGACCGCCAGCCCGACCACCCAGGCGCCGGTTTCCCACCGGCGTTCCGGCATCGGGCTCATGACGCCGCGCAGGCCGCGAAGCCGGCGGCCAGGGCTTCGGCGTCGAGGTCGCGGCCGATCAGCACGAAGCGGCTGGCCCGCGACTGCCCCTCGCGCCAGGACAGCGTGTTGCCGCTGTCGGCCAGCATGTGGACGCCCTGGACGACGGTCGGCCGGCTCGCCCCCGAGAAGGCCAGGATGCCCTTGTAGCGCAGAAGGTCGGTGCCCCGGGTCTGGATCAGGGTGCGGAACCAGCGGTCGAACCGCACCGGGTCGAGCGGCCGTTCCTCCCGCAGGGAAACGCTCGTCACGGATTGGTCGTGCTCGTGGTCGGCCTCGGTCAGGAAGTCGGGCTCCATCTCCAGCACGCGCTTCAGGTCGAAGCCGCCGATGCCCAGCACGGCGTCCAGCGGGGCGGCGCAGCGCTCGGTCCGCACGATCCGCGCGAAGGGGTTCAGCGAGCGCAGCCGGGCCTCCACCGACGCCAGCTCGCCCGCGTCCACCAGGTCGGTCTTGTTCAGCAGGATCACGTCGGCGAAGGCGACCTGCTCCAGGGCCTCGTGGCTGTCCTCCAGGCGTTGCGTGACGTGGCGGGAATCCACCACCGTCACCACGCCGTCAAGCCGGGTGCGCTCGGCCACGTCCGGATCGACGAAG
This genomic stretch from Skermanella rosea harbors:
- a CDS encoding SDR family NAD(P)-dependent oxidoreductase — protein: MDLGLKGLRAVVTGGTKGIGHAIAETLAAEGADVAICARHADDVAQTVAALKAKGVRATGRAVDVADGPGLMAWVADVAAEFGGIDIAVSNVSALAIGTDDESWKRGFDIDMMGTVHLVNAAMPHLERSKAASIVTISSVSGREIDFAAGPYGAFKAALIHYTQGLAYQLAGKGIRANSVSPGNTYFEGGVWNQIKDGNPDLYATALALNPTGRMGTPQEMANATVFLASPAASFITGTNLVVDGALTRGVQF
- a CDS encoding helix-turn-helix domain-containing protein; this translates as MTDLAASSGNVFADLGIDQPEVHLAKASIAARIARLIHERELTQAQAAELLRIDQPKISALVRGRLSGFTLDRLLRFLTELDCDVEITVRPAKRKGHGHIAVAS
- a CDS encoding WD40 repeat domain-containing protein gives rise to the protein MPERRWETGAWVVGLAVNRAGTHAAAALGDGTVRLLDLADPDGGPRALPVHAGACLTVAPDLDDRGFLTGGDDGRLCRIVPGSSGDAAVEPLAEVKGRWIEHVDAEPQAGLRAFAAGRQVTLLDRAGRPACDPLDHPSTVGGLAFAPKGKRLAVAHYGGVSLWWTKAPEAPVLLDWKGSHLGVLWHPAGTHVMTAMQEAELHGWRLKDKAHMRMSGYAAKVRSFAWAARGRWLATAGAEEVVCWPFFGGGPWDKAPLELPGPGSAVITAVAPHPTDPVLAAGRDDGMIFVTPLDGTAPLPLAGRGGSAVSALAWTGNGRSLLAGTEDGRLSWITPAR
- a CDS encoding CobW family GTP-binding protein; protein product: MTAIPVTVLTGYLGAGKTTLLNRILSEPHGKRYAVIVNEFGEIGIDNDLVVGADEEVFEMNNGCICCTVRGDLIRIIGGLIKRKGDLDGILIETTGLADPAPVAQTFFVDPDVAERTRLDGVVTVVDSRHVTQRLEDSHEALEQVAFADVILLNKTDLVDAGELASVEARLRSLNPFARIVRTERCAAPLDAVLGIGGFDLKRVLEMEPDFLTEADHEHDQSVTSVSLREERPLDPVRFDRWFRTLIQTRGTDLLRYKGILAFSGASRPTVVQGVHMLADSGNTLSWREGQSRASRFVLIGRDLDAEALAAGFAACAAS